A stretch of Bradyrhizobium sp. AZCC 2262 DNA encodes these proteins:
- a CDS encoding IS4 family transposase, whose product MRHQNSVFHSLTKHVPWSKFEHIVEKYGADQLVRKLTTKRQFIALLYGQFSGSTSLREVVTGMASHETRLYHVGAAPVKRSTMSDANSKRAWQVFSELFAQMLPQAHRGLRRATADAVRLIDSTSVRLSSLSEDWATFSADVFGAKAHIVYDPNADRPVYFAVTPANVNDITAAKAMPIEPGATYVYDLGYYDYSWWAGLDEVGCRFVTRLKKNTPFSVIKENRTPKNGNIVNDRIGHLPARLANSRKNPLQVPVREITVIIDTGKLLRIVTNDLDARAEEIADLYKQRWQIELFFRWVKQTLRIRHFIGISENAVRIQIAIALIAFLILRMAQLAQKTVHSPLEFARLVRANLMHRRPINGLLEPLQPIPINSNQLKLGLYFP is encoded by the coding sequence ATGCGGCATCAGAATAGCGTATTTCACAGTCTAACGAAGCACGTTCCTTGGTCTAAGTTCGAACATATCGTGGAGAAGTACGGAGCCGATCAGTTGGTGCGCAAGTTGACGACGAAGCGTCAGTTCATAGCTCTGCTGTACGGGCAATTCAGCGGCTCGACCAGCCTGCGGGAGGTCGTGACCGGGATGGCGAGCCACGAGACGCGACTTTATCACGTCGGGGCGGCGCCGGTGAAGCGTTCGACGATGTCGGATGCCAATTCGAAGCGTGCTTGGCAAGTGTTCAGCGAGTTGTTCGCGCAGATGCTGCCGCAAGCGCATCGCGGGCTGCGGCGGGCCACGGCAGACGCGGTCCGGCTCATTGATTCCACCAGTGTTCGGCTCTCCAGTCTGAGCGAGGACTGGGCGACATTTTCGGCCGATGTGTTCGGGGCCAAGGCGCATATCGTCTACGATCCTAATGCGGACCGGCCGGTTTACTTTGCGGTGACGCCGGCCAACGTCAATGACATCACAGCCGCCAAAGCTATGCCGATCGAGCCGGGCGCAACCTACGTCTACGACCTCGGTTATTACGATTATAGCTGGTGGGCGGGGCTTGATGAGGTCGGCTGCCGCTTCGTGACACGGCTGAAGAAGAATACTCCGTTCAGCGTGATAAAGGAGAACCGCACGCCCAAGAACGGCAATATTGTGAACGACCGCATCGGTCATCTGCCGGCCCGGCTCGCCAACAGCCGCAAGAATCCACTGCAAGTTCCGGTCAGGGAGATCACCGTAATCATCGACACCGGAAAGCTGTTGCGCATCGTGACCAATGATCTCGACGCACGGGCAGAAGAAATCGCAGACCTTTATAAACAGCGCTGGCAGATCGAATTGTTCTTCCGCTGGGTCAAGCAGACGCTTCGAATCAGGCACTTCATTGGGATCTCCGAGAATGCAGTCCGCATTCAGATCGCCATCGCCCTGATCGCCTTTCTCATCTTGCGCATGGCGCAGCTCGCTCAAAAAACGGTACACAGCCCCCTCGAATTTGCCCGGCTCGTCCGCGCCAATCTCATGCACAGACGCCCGATCAACGGTTTGCTCGAACCCCTGCAGCCAATCCCGATAAACTCAAATCAGCTGAAACTCGGACTATACTTCCCATGA
- a CDS encoding GNAT family N-acetyltransferase, protein MILSDGYSDVPAGKIAAVVTHLEMTARPAPRPDPAGAWSLRRVDVSKPDWYRDLYGRVGQQWLWISRIRIPDAELAAIIQSPLMEIYALAHEGCDEGLLELDFREPGQCEIVSFGVTEKLVGTGAGRWLMNRALELAWSRPVDRVWLHTCTFDHPFALGFYQRSGFRPFRRQVEVVNDPRLDGTVPRDVAKHVPVIE, encoded by the coding sequence ATGATCCTGTCCGATGGTTACTCCGACGTTCCCGCCGGCAAGATCGCCGCGGTGGTCACGCATCTGGAGATGACCGCGCGCCCCGCGCCACGTCCCGATCCCGCGGGCGCGTGGTCGCTCCGGCGGGTCGATGTTTCCAAGCCCGACTGGTATCGTGATCTCTATGGCCGCGTCGGCCAGCAATGGCTGTGGATTTCAAGGATACGGATACCTGACGCGGAATTGGCCGCGATCATTCAATCGCCGCTGATGGAGATCTACGCACTGGCGCATGAGGGGTGCGACGAAGGCTTGCTCGAGCTGGATTTTCGCGAGCCCGGGCAATGCGAAATCGTCTCTTTCGGGGTCACCGAAAAGCTCGTCGGAACCGGCGCCGGCCGCTGGCTGATGAATCGCGCGCTGGAGCTCGCATGGTCGCGGCCGGTCGATCGCGTCTGGCTGCACACTTGTACCTTCGATCATCCCTTCGCGCTCGGCTTCTACCAGCGCTCGGGCTTTCGTCCATTTCGGCGGCAGGTCGAAGTGGTCAACGATCCGCGGCTCGATGGCACAGTGCCGCGCGATGTCGCGAAGCATGTGCCGGTGATTGAGTGA
- a CDS encoding DUF6636 domain-containing protein, which translates to MPALLILITLLMTTAAYAQSSPTGFQSPSKNITCQYFDYDKQNTLRCDISVMETKPRRPADCDLDYGGAFEMNAKGPAARICHGDTVMDNSLPVLGYGEVWQRGGFTCKSEQTGITCFNADRRGFSLARAKQEVF; encoded by the coding sequence ATGCCGGCTCTGCTGATTCTCATTACGTTACTTATGACAACCGCAGCCTACGCCCAATCCAGCCCGACCGGCTTCCAGTCGCCGTCGAAAAACATCACCTGCCAGTATTTCGACTACGACAAGCAGAACACGCTGCGCTGCGACATCAGCGTCATGGAAACAAAGCCGCGGCGACCCGCCGATTGCGACCTCGATTACGGCGGCGCCTTCGAGATGAACGCCAAGGGCCCCGCCGCCCGCATCTGCCATGGCGACACCGTGATGGACAATTCGCTGCCGGTGCTGGGCTATGGCGAGGTGTGGCAGCGCGGCGGGTTTACCTGCAAATCGGAGCAGACGGGCATCACCTGCTTCAACGCGGACCGGCGCGGGTTCTCGCTGGCGCGGGCGAAGCAGGAGGTGTTTTGA
- a CDS encoding SDR family NAD(P)-dependent oxidoreductase, whose translation MKNTPFDLTGKVAVITGSSRGIGRSSAELLAKLGAKVVISSRKADACHEVAESIKKAGGDAHVIPCNISRREEVEALVAGTTKHYGKVDILVCNAAVNPYYGPLLDIKDEAFDKIMGSNVKSNIWLCALAIPQMAARGNGSVVIISSIGGLRGSTVIGAYGISKAADFALCRSLAGEWGPKGVRVNCVAPGLVKTDFARALWEDPDNLKRRTAGTPLRRIGEPDEIAGAVAYLASDASTFMTGQTIVVDGGVTTAAT comes from the coding sequence ATGAAAAACACCCCGTTCGATCTCACCGGCAAAGTTGCGGTCATCACCGGCTCCAGCCGCGGCATCGGCCGTTCCTCCGCGGAGCTGCTCGCAAAACTTGGCGCAAAGGTCGTGATCTCCAGCCGCAAGGCGGACGCCTGCCACGAAGTCGCCGAAAGCATCAAGAAGGCCGGCGGCGACGCTCATGTCATTCCCTGCAACATTTCGCGCCGGGAGGAAGTCGAGGCGCTGGTCGCGGGCACGACAAAACATTACGGCAAGGTCGACATCCTCGTCTGCAACGCCGCGGTGAATCCGTATTACGGCCCGCTGCTCGACATCAAGGACGAGGCCTTCGACAAGATCATGGGCTCCAACGTCAAGAGCAACATCTGGCTCTGCGCGCTCGCGATCCCGCAGATGGCGGCACGAGGCAACGGCTCGGTGGTGATCATCTCGTCGATCGGCGGCTTGCGCGGTTCCACCGTGATCGGCGCCTACGGCATTTCGAAAGCCGCTGATTTTGCGCTGTGCCGCAGCCTCGCCGGCGAATGGGGTCCGAAGGGCGTTCGCGTCAATTGCGTGGCGCCGGGCCTGGTGAAAACCGATTTCGCCCGCGCGCTGTGGGAAGACCCTGACAACCTCAAGCGCCGTACCGCCGGCACGCCCCTTCGCCGCATCGGCGAGCCCGACGAAATTGCGGGCGCCGTGGCGTATCTCGCCTCCGATGCGTCGACCTTCATGACCGGCCAGACTATTGTGGTCGACGGCGGCGTGACAACCGCGGCGACGTGA
- the maiA gene encoding maleylacetoacetate isomerase produces MKFFSFWRSLASFRVRIALNLKNVAADVVFVDLDANAHRDPEYRKINPQMVLPALVEDDGTTLFQSLAILEYLDEKYPSPPLLPADINGRARVRALALMVACEGHPLLTPRVRRYLDHELNLRDTQQAAWRRHWTVETLAALEGHLADNKGTGKFCHGDTPTLADICMVGHVTVAVMQQIDLKIYPTVKRIFDTAMALPEFAKAHPLAQPDTPEAMRVKAGKPG; encoded by the coding sequence ATGAAATTCTTCTCTTTCTGGCGATCGCTGGCGAGTTTTCGCGTGCGCATCGCGCTCAATCTGAAAAACGTCGCGGCCGATGTCGTGTTCGTCGACCTCGATGCCAACGCGCATCGCGATCCCGAATACCGCAAGATCAATCCGCAGATGGTGCTGCCGGCGCTGGTCGAGGATGACGGGACCACGCTGTTCCAGTCGCTCGCCATCCTCGAATATCTCGACGAGAAATACCCCTCCCCGCCGCTGCTGCCCGCCGACATCAACGGCCGCGCCCGCGTCCGCGCGCTGGCGCTGATGGTGGCCTGCGAGGGCCATCCGCTGCTGACGCCGCGGGTGCGGCGCTATCTCGACCACGAACTCAATCTGCGCGACACGCAGCAGGCGGCATGGCGGCGGCACTGGACCGTCGAAACGCTGGCCGCGCTGGAAGGGCATCTGGCCGACAACAAGGGCACCGGAAAATTCTGCCATGGCGATACGCCGACGCTGGCCGATATCTGCATGGTGGGACACGTCACCGTCGCGGTGATGCAGCAGATCGATTTGAAGATCTATCCCACCGTGAAGCGCATCTTTGACACGGCAATGGCGCTGCCGGAATTCGCCAAAGCGCATCCGCTGGCGCAGCCGGACACGCCGGAGGCGATGCGGGTGAAGGCCGGAAAGCCAGGCTGA
- the metH gene encoding methionine synthase gives MTASISPKRTALLAAARERILVLDGAMGTMIQGLQYDEAAFRGTRFADFHRDIRGNNDLLILTQPQAIEDIHAAYLRAGADIVATNTFSSTSIAQADYDMSDLAYELNRDGAKLARAAAERVSAEDGKPRFVAGALGPTNRTASISPDVSNPGYRAVTFDDLRKAYGEQINGLLDGGADMLLVETIFDTLNAKAALYAISEITEQRGIDVPVMISGTITDKSGRLLSGQLPEAFWNSVRHAKPITIGFNCALGAEDLRAHIADIGRVADTLVCAYPNAGLPNEFGQYDETPEYMARLIGEFAEAGLVNIVGGCCGTTPDHIAAIAAAVAPHKPRAVPTIEPRLRLSGLEPFELTPAIPFVNVGERTNVTGSAKFRKLVTAGDYTAALQVARDQVENGAQIIDVNMDEGLLDSEAAMVTFLNLVAAEPDIARVPVMVDSSKFNVIEAGLKCVQGKPVVNSISMKEGVEKFIHEARIARRHGAAVVVMAFDEVGQADTFARKTEICKRAYDILVNDVGFPPEDIIFDPNIFAIATGLEEHNNYGVDFIEATRWIRQNLPHAHISGGVSNLSFSFRGNEPVREAMHSVFLYHAIHAGMDMGIVNAGQMIVYDDIDPELRQVCEDVILNRDLGASERLLALAEKFRGKEKQTREQDLAWREWPVEKRLSHALVHGITEFIEEDTEAVRLTVERPLNVIEGPLMAGMNIVGDLFGDGKMFLPQVVKSARVMKQAVAYLMPFMEEEKARNLANGVTSDGRNAAGKIVLATVKGDVHDIGKNIVGIVLQCNNFEVIDLGVMVPATKIIETAKTEGADIIGLSGLITPSLDEMSFLAGEMERQGMKMPLLIGGATTSRVHTAVKIDPNYKGGPVVHVNDASRAVGVASSLLSPDKREAYAADIRAEYAKISAAHFRAQADKKRLKLADARANAVKADFAKTPPKNPAFLGIKSFDAYDLAELAEYIDWTPFFQTWELTGRFPAILDDPKIGEVARSLYDDARKMLDLIIKGRWFKARATIGFWPANADGDDIAVYADDSRKKKIATFHTLRQQLEKREGRFNAALSDFIAPASSGVPDYIGAFVVTAGIGEDAVADRFKNANDDYSSILCKALADRLAEAFAERMHQRVRKEFWGYAPDEALASDQLILDQYAGIRPAPGYPAQPDHTEKATLFRLLDAENTAGVKLTESFAMWPGSSVSGLYFSHPESFYFGVSKIERDQVEDYAARKGMSVAETERWLAPVLNYIPSQEQAAAKAPTVAEIIPANDVASHPPGCTCAVHLAWRKKAVGA, from the coding sequence ATGACCGCTTCGATTTCGCCTAAGCGAACCGCCCTGCTCGCCGCCGCCCGCGAACGCATTTTGGTGCTCGACGGCGCCATGGGGACCATGATCCAGGGCCTGCAGTATGACGAGGCCGCGTTTCGCGGCACGCGTTTTGCGGATTTCCATCGCGATATCAGAGGCAATAACGACCTGCTGATCCTGACGCAGCCGCAGGCGATCGAGGACATCCACGCGGCTTACCTGCGCGCGGGCGCCGACATCGTCGCCACTAACACGTTCTCCTCGACCTCGATCGCGCAGGCCGACTACGACATGTCGGACCTCGCCTATGAGCTGAACCGCGACGGCGCGAAACTCGCGCGCGCCGCGGCGGAACGCGTCAGCGCCGAGGACGGCAAGCCGCGTTTCGTTGCCGGCGCGCTGGGACCGACCAACCGAACGGCTTCGATCTCGCCCGACGTCTCCAATCCCGGCTATCGCGCCGTCACCTTCGACGATCTGCGCAAGGCCTATGGCGAGCAGATCAACGGCCTGCTCGACGGCGGCGCGGATATGCTGCTGGTCGAAACCATTTTTGACACGCTGAACGCCAAGGCGGCGCTCTACGCGATTTCGGAAATCACCGAACAACGCGGCATCGACGTGCCCGTGATGATCTCCGGCACCATTACCGACAAGTCGGGCCGGCTGCTGTCGGGGCAATTGCCGGAAGCGTTCTGGAATTCAGTGCGCCACGCCAAGCCGATCACCATCGGATTCAACTGCGCGCTCGGCGCCGAGGATCTGCGCGCGCATATCGCCGATATCGGCCGCGTCGCCGATACGCTGGTGTGCGCCTATCCGAATGCCGGCCTGCCCAACGAATTCGGCCAGTATGACGAGACGCCGGAATACATGGCGCGGCTGATTGGCGAATTTGCCGAAGCTGGCCTCGTCAACATCGTCGGCGGCTGCTGCGGCACCACGCCGGACCATATCGCGGCGATTGCCGCAGCGGTGGCCCCGCACAAGCCCCGCGCGGTTCCGACGATCGAGCCGCGGCTGCGGCTGTCAGGCCTCGAGCCGTTCGAACTGACGCCCGCGATCCCCTTCGTCAACGTCGGCGAGCGCACCAACGTCACGGGATCGGCAAAATTCCGCAAGCTCGTTACGGCAGGCGACTACACCGCTGCGCTGCAGGTAGCGCGCGACCAGGTCGAGAACGGCGCGCAGATCATCGACGTCAACATGGACGAGGGCCTGCTCGATTCCGAAGCCGCGATGGTGACCTTCCTCAACCTCGTCGCCGCCGAGCCTGATATCGCCCGCGTGCCCGTGATGGTCGACTCCTCGAAATTCAACGTGATCGAGGCCGGCCTGAAATGCGTTCAGGGCAAACCTGTGGTGAATTCGATCTCGATGAAGGAAGGCGTGGAGAAATTCATCCACGAGGCCCGGATCGCGCGCCGCCATGGCGCCGCCGTCGTGGTGATGGCGTTCGACGAGGTTGGTCAGGCCGACACGTTCGCGCGCAAGACCGAGATCTGCAAGCGCGCCTACGACATCCTCGTCAACGACGTCGGCTTTCCGCCCGAGGACATCATCTTCGATCCGAATATCTTTGCGATCGCGACAGGCCTGGAAGAGCACAACAATTACGGCGTCGACTTCATCGAGGCGACGCGCTGGATCCGCCAGAACCTGCCGCATGCGCATATCTCTGGCGGCGTCTCCAATCTCTCGTTCTCGTTCCGCGGCAACGAGCCGGTGCGCGAGGCGATGCACTCGGTGTTCCTGTATCACGCGATTCATGCCGGCATGGACATGGGCATCGTCAATGCCGGGCAGATGATCGTCTATGACGACATCGACCCCGAGCTGCGCCAGGTGTGCGAGGACGTCATCCTCAACCGCGACCTAGGCGCCTCCGAGCGGCTCTTGGCGCTGGCGGAAAAATTCCGCGGCAAGGAGAAGCAGACCAGGGAGCAGGATCTCGCCTGGCGCGAATGGCCGGTCGAAAAGCGGCTGTCGCATGCGCTGGTGCACGGCATCACCGAATTCATCGAGGAAGACACCGAAGCCGTGCGGCTGACGGTCGAGCGGCCGCTGAACGTGATCGAAGGCCCGCTGATGGCCGGCATGAACATCGTCGGCGATCTCTTCGGTGACGGAAAAATGTTCCTGCCGCAGGTGGTGAAGTCCGCCCGCGTGATGAAGCAGGCGGTCGCCTATCTGATGCCGTTCATGGAAGAGGAAAAGGCGCGCAATCTCGCCAATGGCGTGACCAGCGACGGCCGCAACGCCGCCGGCAAGATCGTGCTCGCCACCGTCAAGGGCGACGTCCACGACATCGGCAAGAACATCGTCGGCATCGTGCTGCAATGTAACAATTTTGAAGTCATCGACCTCGGCGTCATGGTACCCGCGACCAAGATCATCGAGACCGCCAAGACCGAGGGCGCAGATATCATCGGGCTCTCCGGCCTAATCACGCCCTCGCTCGACGAGATGAGTTTTTTGGCCGGCGAAATGGAGCGGCAGGGCATGAAGATGCCGCTGCTGATCGGCGGCGCCACCACGAGTCGCGTCCATACCGCCGTCAAGATCGACCCGAACTACAAGGGCGGACCGGTGGTGCATGTCAACGACGCCAGCCGCGCCGTTGGCGTGGCGTCCTCGCTGCTCTCGCCCGACAAGCGCGAGGCCTATGCCGCCGACATCCGCGCCGAATACGCCAAGATTTCCGCGGCGCATTTCCGCGCGCAGGCCGACAAGAAGCGGCTGAAGCTGGCCGACGCCCGCGCCAACGCGGTCAAGGCCGACTTCGCCAAGACGCCGCCGAAGAATCCGGCGTTTCTCGGCATCAAGAGCTTTGACGCCTACGATCTGGCCGAGCTCGCCGAATACATCGACTGGACGCCGTTCTTCCAGACCTGGGAATTGACCGGACGTTTCCCGGCCATCCTCGACGATCCCAAGATCGGCGAAGTCGCACGCTCGCTTTACGACGACGCGCGCAAGATGCTCGACCTCATCATCAAGGGAAGATGGTTCAAGGCGCGCGCCACCATCGGCTTCTGGCCGGCCAATGCCGACGGCGACGATATCGCCGTCTATGCCGACGACAGCCGCAAGAAGAAAATCGCGACCTTCCACACCTTGCGCCAGCAACTGGAGAAGCGCGAAGGCCGCTTCAACGCCGCGCTGTCTGATTTCATCGCACCCGCATCATCGGGCGTGCCTGATTATATCGGCGCCTTCGTCGTCACCGCCGGGATCGGCGAGGACGCGGTCGCCGACCGCTTCAAGAACGCCAATGACGACTACTCCTCGATCCTGTGCAAGGCGCTGGCCGACCGTCTCGCCGAAGCCTTTGCCGAGCGGATGCACCAGCGCGTGCGCAAGGAATTCTGGGGTTACGCGCCGGACGAGGCGCTGGCGTCCGATCAGTTGATCCTGGACCAATATGCCGGCATCCGCCCGGCACCCGGCTATCCCGCGCAGCCCGATCACACCGAGAAGGCGACGCTGTTCCGCCTGCTCGATGCGGAAAACACCGCCGGCGTGAAGCTGACCGAAAGCTTTGCGATGTGGCCGGGCTCGTCGGTGTCGGGGCTCTATTTCTCCCACCCCGAAAGCTTCTATTTCGGCGTTAGCAAGATCGAGCGCGACCAGGTCGAGGATTATGCCGCGCGCAAGGGCATGAGTGTCGCCGAGACCGAACGCTGGCTGGCGCCGGTGCTGAACTATATTCCCTCGCAGGAGCAGGCGGCCGCGAAGGCACCGACGGTGGCCGAGATCATCCCCGCCAACGACGTCGCCTCGCATCCGCCCGGTTGCACCTGCGCCGTGCATCTGGCCTGGCGCAAGAAGGCCGTAGGGGCCTGA
- the metF gene encoding methylenetetrahydrofolate reductase [NAD(P)H] yields MTEITPSAFDGHRALHSPKISFEFFPPKTEEMERSLWETINRLAPLTPNFVSVTYGAGGSTRERTHSTIARILKETRLTPAAHLTCVGAPKGEIDDVVARYHEIGVRHIVALRGDPTTGIGTAYHAHPDGYQSSPDLVEGIKKRYPDIEISVSAYPEKHPESPTIDTDIDTLKAKVDAGAARAITQVFFDNDLYFRYLDRVRARGIEIPVVPGIMPMHNFKQARSFVTRAGTTVPTWLADKFEGLDDDAETRKLVAATVAAGQVQKLAKHGVDTFHFYTMNRADLVFAISHLLGIRPNGAQKAA; encoded by the coding sequence ATGACCGAGATTACGCCCTCCGCTTTCGACGGCCATCGCGCGCTGCATTCGCCAAAAATCTCCTTCGAGTTCTTTCCGCCCAAGACGGAAGAGATGGAGCGGAGCCTGTGGGAGACCATCAACCGGCTGGCACCGCTGACGCCGAATTTCGTGTCCGTGACCTATGGCGCCGGGGGATCGACCCGGGAACGCACCCATTCGACCATCGCCCGCATCCTGAAAGAGACCCGCCTGACGCCCGCCGCGCATTTGACCTGCGTCGGCGCGCCGAAGGGCGAGATCGACGACGTGGTGGCGCGCTATCACGAGATTGGCGTCCGCCACATCGTGGCGCTGCGCGGCGATCCGACCACCGGTATCGGCACTGCCTATCATGCCCACCCGGACGGCTATCAGAGTTCACCCGACCTGGTCGAAGGCATCAAGAAGCGCTATCCCGATATCGAAATCTCGGTTTCCGCCTATCCCGAAAAACATCCGGAGAGCCCGACCATCGATACCGATATCGACACGCTGAAGGCCAAGGTCGACGCCGGCGCGGCGCGGGCGATCACGCAGGTGTTCTTCGATAACGACCTCTACTTCCGCTACCTGGATCGCGTCCGCGCCCGCGGCATCGAAATTCCGGTCGTGCCCGGCATCATGCCGATGCACAATTTCAAGCAAGCGCGGAGTTTCGTGACACGCGCGGGCACCACGGTGCCGACTTGGCTGGCGGACAAGTTCGAAGGCCTCGACGACGACGCCGAGACGCGCAAGCTGGTTGCCGCGACCGTCGCGGCCGGCCAGGTGCAAAAGCTCGCCAAGCACGGCGTCGATACCTTTCACTTCTACACCATGAACCGCGCGGACCTCGTGTTCGCGATCAGCCATTTGCTGGGCATTCGCCCCAATGGCGCGCAGAAAGCCGCCTGA
- a CDS encoding glutathione S-transferase family protein encodes MILIGQFDSPFVRRVAIAMRFYGIAFEHKPWSTFGDADKIAPYNPLRRVPTLVLDDGEALIESAMILDYLDDLVGPDKAMIARSGETRRRHLRICALAMGLGDKGVSLLYERVLRKEKQLDLWVERCKSQIAGVLELLEKERAAIKTPYWSGENIGHADIAVACVLRFTGEAHPALFDARYSALKAHSERCEALPPFKEIVQPLAPPSGD; translated from the coding sequence ATGATCCTGATCGGCCAATTCGACTCTCCCTTTGTCCGCCGCGTCGCCATCGCGATGCGGTTCTATGGCATAGCTTTCGAGCACAAGCCGTGGTCGACCTTCGGCGATGCCGACAAGATCGCGCCGTATAATCCGCTGCGGCGGGTGCCGACGCTGGTGCTCGATGACGGCGAGGCGCTGATCGAGAGCGCCATGATCCTGGATTATCTCGACGACCTCGTCGGTCCCGACAAGGCGATGATCGCGCGGAGCGGCGAGACGCGGCGGCGGCACTTGCGGATCTGCGCGCTGGCGATGGGGCTCGGCGACAAGGGCGTCAGCCTGCTGTACGAACGCGTGCTGCGCAAAGAGAAGCAGCTCGATCTGTGGGTCGAGCGCTGCAAGTCGCAGATCGCGGGCGTGCTGGAGCTGCTGGAAAAGGAGCGCGCGGCAATCAAGACGCCGTATTGGTCCGGCGAAAACATCGGCCACGCCGATATCGCCGTCGCCTGCGTGCTGCGCTTCACCGGCGAAGCGCATCCCGCGCTGTTCGACGCGCGCTATTCCGCGCTGAAGGCGCATTCCGAGCGTTGCGAGGCGCTGCCGCCGTTCAAGGAAATCGTGCAGCCGCTGGCGCCGCCAAGCGGCGATTGA
- the glpK gene encoding glycerol kinase GlpK, protein MSFVLAIDQGTTSSRAIVFRSDISIAATAQQEFSQHFPASGWVEHEPEDIWTSTMTVCRAALDKARLTAKDIAAIGITNQRETTVVWDRATGQAVHRAIVWQDRRTSDICAKLKAEGHEPAISAKTGLIIDPYFSGTKVAWILDQVPGARERAGRGELMFGTVDCYLLWRLTAGRVHATDATNASRTLLFNIHTGAWDDELLKLLRVPRSMLPEVKDSSTKFGDSDPALFGGSIAISGIAGDQQAATIGQACFTPGMIKSTYGTGCFALLNTGTTPVASKNKLLTTIAYQLNGKRTYALEGSIFVAGSAVQWLRDGLGIIKQASETGPLADKSDSMQSVYLVPAFVGLGAPYWNPRVRGALFGLTRNTGPAELAHAALESVCYQTSDLREAMRADWPGEKAANVLRVDGGMTASDWTMQRLADLLDAPVDRPMIQETTALGAAYLAGLQAGVYPEPAKFADNWRLEHRFKPNMSNATRERKLAGWARAVKGVLASDEGEG, encoded by the coding sequence ATGTCCTTTGTGCTGGCCATCGATCAGGGCACCACGTCCTCACGCGCCATCGTGTTTCGCAGCGACATTTCCATCGCCGCCACGGCGCAGCAGGAATTCTCGCAGCATTTTCCGGCATCCGGCTGGGTCGAGCACGAGCCGGAGGACATCTGGACCTCGACGATGACGGTCTGCCGCGCCGCGCTGGACAAGGCCCGCTTGACCGCAAAGGACATCGCCGCGATCGGCATCACCAACCAGCGCGAGACCACGGTCGTGTGGGACCGCGCGACGGGGCAGGCCGTGCACCGCGCCATCGTCTGGCAGGACCGCCGCACATCAGACATCTGCGCCAAATTGAAAGCCGAAGGCCACGAGCCCGCGATTTCGGCCAAGACCGGCCTGATCATCGATCCCTATTTCTCCGGCACCAAAGTGGCATGGATCCTCGACCAGGTGCCGGGCGCGCGCGAGCGCGCCGGCCGTGGCGAGCTGATGTTCGGCACCGTCGATTGCTATTTGCTGTGGCGGCTGACCGCTGGCCGTGTGCACGCCACCGACGCCACCAACGCCTCGCGCACGCTGCTGTTCAACATCCACACCGGCGCGTGGGACGATGAGCTGTTAAAGCTGCTGCGGGTGCCGCGTTCGATGCTGCCGGAGGTAAAAGATTCTTCCACCAAATTCGGCGACAGCGACCCGGCTCTGTTCGGCGGCTCGATCGCGATTTCCGGCATCGCCGGCGACCAGCAGGCCGCCACCATCGGCCAGGCCTGCTTCACGCCCGGCATGATCAAGTCGACCTACGGTACCGGCTGTTTTGCCCTTCTCAACACCGGCACCACGCCGGTCGCCTCGAAGAACAAGCTGCTCACCACCATCGCCTATCAATTGAACGGTAAGCGCACCTACGCACTCGAAGGCTCGATCTTCGTCGCGGGCTCGGCGGTGCAATGGCTGCGCGATGGTCTCGGCATCATCAAGCAGGCGTCCGAGACCGGCCCGCTCGCCGACAAATCCGATTCGATGCAGAGCGTCTATCTGGTGCCGGCCTTCGTCGGCCTCGGCGCCCCCTACTGGAATCCCCGTGTCCGCGGCGCGCTGTTCGGCCTCACCCGCAACACCGGCCCCGCCGAACTCGCCCACGCCGCGCTCGAAAGCGTCTGCTACCAGACATCAGATCTCCGCGAGGCGATGCGCGCCGACTGGCCGGGAGAGAAGGCCGCCAACGTGCTGCGCGTCGACGGCGGCATGACGGCGTCGGACTGGACCATGCAACGTCTCGCCGATCTGCTCGATGCTCCCGTCGATCGCCCGATGATCCAGGAGACTACGGCGTTAGGGGCAGCCTATCTTGCGGGGCTACAGGCGGGCGTCTATCCCGAGCCCGCAAAATTCGCCGACAACTGGCGGCTGGAGCATCGCTTCAAGCCGAACATGAGCAACGCGACACGGGAGCGCAAGCTTGCGGGCTGGGCGCGGGCGGTGAAGGGCGTGCTGGCGAGTGACGAGGGGGAAGGGTAG